The Thermomicrobiales bacterium DNA window AGCGCGGAGTAATCGTGCTGGGCGGACCGTTCCCCGACGATGGCGGCGCGATGATCGTAGTTCGCGCCGAAAGCGAAGCCGATGTTCGTGCTCGTCTCGACCCAGATCCCTGGTACCGCTACGGGATTCTCGAGCTCGCCGGCGTGCACCGCTGGGAAGTCTTTATCGACAGGTTTGAACGCTAGAGCAGTTGCGGAAGCATGCGCTCCTGGACTGATGTCCTCGCGTAGTTGCAGTCTTACTTGGCTGCCACAGTCGGCACACATCGAACGGGCACATGT harbors:
- a CDS encoding YciI family protein, encoding MSSLYVVVSRAGSKRDLSIGAREQAFWNEHAAFIDDLVERGVIVLGGPFPDDGGAMIVVRAESEADVRARLDPDPWYRYGILELAGVHRWEVFIDRFER